GAGCATTCAGGCACAAGCCGACTGGGTGACCGCCCAGGGCGAGGCCGTTATCGTCAATGGTAACGTCACCAAAGCTCGCGCAGAAGCCATTGAGCAGGCCGTCAGCTATGCCAGCCTGCAAGCCGGTGTCAGCATTGAATCCTCACAGCAGATGGTCGATGGTCATCTTACCGATACCAGCACCCGTCTGATGCAACAGCTGATGACTGGGCCCGTACAGCTCATCAGTGAGCAGATTGAAAACAACCGCTTACGAGTGCAACTGCGCGTCGAATTGATGGAAGCGCCTCAAAATCAGTGTCAGAGCACCCACCTGAAAGCAGCGATACTATTGCCCGAAGCCGCCGTGAGTCACCGCAGCCAATTGGCGCAGGGTCAGATAAATAACCTTGGGGAAGCCGTATCCCGGCAGCTCGCCCGACGACTGGACAGTACCTCAGGTGCGGCCTTTGCCAACCTGCGGCCCGGCGCGCGTCTTGATGTGGACGCAAGGCAACTTGCCGCCCCCGGCTATCGTTTGCCGGGGTACCTTGCCATGGCAAGCGATAGCCAATACGTTTTGGTCCCCCAAATTACTGATGTCTCCACCGAGCCCGCGCAAAGTAGCTACTTCGGCCTGGTCACAGACGCCCCCGAGCGCCAGTTTGCCCTTACCCTCACCCTGTTCCAGGGGATCAGCGGCGAAATTATCTGGCGTGACGAGTTCACAACCTCTGCTCCCTGGGAGTTCGAACGCACGGAGCAGGTGTCCCCAACCCATGACAGGTTCTGGCGCTCAGCCTATGGCATGGCGGTAGATAAACTGCTGGTGCAGGCGGTAAAGGAACTCGACAAGGCACTGTTTTGCCGCCCTGTACTGGGGCAAATTGTTGCCAGGCAGGGGCAAACTTTGATCCTGAATCTGGGACGTCGCCATGGCATTAAGGTCG
This sequence is a window from Shewanella zhangzhouensis. Protein-coding genes within it:
- a CDS encoding flagellar assembly protein FlgT, whose translation is MGLIKSALVFSALLMSIQAQADWVTAQGEAVIVNGNVTKARAEAIEQAVSYASLQAGVSIESSQQMVDGHLTDTSTRLMQQLMTGPVQLISEQIENNRLRVQLRVELMEAPQNQCQSTHLKAAILLPEAAVSHRSQLAQGQINNLGEAVSRQLARRLDSTSGAAFANLRPGARLDVDARQLAAPGYRLPGYLAMASDSQYVLVPQITDVSTEPAQSSYFGLVTDAPERQFALTLTLFQGISGEIIWRDEFTTSAPWEFERTEQVSPTHDRFWRSAYGMAVDKLLVQAVKELDKALFCRPVLGQIVARQGQTLILNLGRRHGIKVGDELAVVLAKHIPDRLNDTRATGNNTKTNISITQVTEDSARAELSGLGSVDNIQVSDIAIKTGQNKN